The following nucleotide sequence is from Aspergillus luchuensis IFO 4308 DNA, chromosome 1, nearly complete sequence.
aaggggaaaagagcaTACAGAGTGACGAAGAGGccagaaagggaagaggcagGCCGTTCGGAACAGGGACCGAGACGAGCAAAGAGATGCACGACGGAATTGGGAGAAGCGGTCAAGGTCCaatgaataataaagaatggGGCATCGGCGCGCCCACTCCAAGAGTATAGCTTCCTTCCCGCATCGGACGACAAAGGGCTTACAGCAGCAGAGGGTTGTCCGGCATGGCAACGACGATTGTCTTCTCGGAGCTAAGCCTGACCGACCGCAGAAGCGATAGCGATTGGACCTGCCGATACTTCGATGGGAAGGCACTGTCTTCTCCCTGGACCCGGCGTGTTCCGGGGGACTGGCTCTCAACTGTAAATTGTTCCATTCGATGTGGTTCTGGTGTGGTTTCACCGCTCTGATCTAGCGAACCCGGATGAACGATAAGCAGCCAGAGGGCCTGCAAAGAAGGCAGAGGTGGAGCCATGCGGCCGGCACGTTGGGCCAATATCATTAAGTTTGAGTCTGTTCCTTCTAGGGTAGACGGCACTAGATCGCGGAATTTGTCCTGTGCAGTAGTGGGAAGGAGTACCATTACTttcagcagtagcagcagtagcagcagcagcagcagcagcagctacggTAGCTATCTTGCATTAGTCCTTGCATCGCTCGACAGAAGGACGATGGTAAAACTCCCGGCTTCGAGGCCGCGGCTGCTTTGTACTACTGTAGCCTGTATGCGCTCTGCCACAGGTAGCCATTGCCAATAATCCAGGAATATTGCAGCCCCTCTGCTAATGTTTGGTTGGTGGAAACCGTTTATCTCATGTCAAGAGGGCGCATGCGTACTCAGTACAACATTGTGAAGGGGGTTAGAGTAATTTGTTGTTCCACTGCTGTTTGTTCCAAAGAACGAGAAAATGTtaatttgttttttttcccttttgaTTGTTGAattgtttgcttttttctttttcttttttcttttatttaattattatttttttcattatttctttttctcaaattttctttttccacaGTTAAATTTTTGTTTGGGATAATGCCTGCTCTCTTTCTCGCAGTATCCTGGTGGTGATCGATCGCGTCAACTCAATCGAACAAAAATAGTGCCGACTTCCTGGCTCCAGTTTATTTTGGGGCCACAATGCCGAGGAGGCACAAAAACGACTCAGCGCATACCCACTGTAGCTTCCCCGAAAATTTGATGTGTtcgctctttctctctctctctcggtTTTAGTGACGCCTTTGCGTATCCATGCTGCCTATTCAGGGAAGCAAACAACACTGGTGTCAAAAATTTCCTTCTCAACAGAAAtgattaagattttttttttagctCACTTGCGGAAGGAGTGAGCACCCGTGTAAGCCAAAAGGGTCACACATAGACCCGGTTTGGGCTTCCACCCAACGGGCGAAAAACTTGCTCACagtatccatccatccttcgcATCAAGTCCAATTTGAACCAGGGTGGAACAGACAGGCCTGGCCGATCTTCTCACGCGCAGGGCCAACGGAGCCTCTCGCGCGAGTTGTGACGTTGGCTTTCATTTCGGGAATGCGGTTCAATGTCCGTGGACTATCGGGTTTCTCCACCGAGCCACGTTAATGTTCCATAATCGGTAGAGATGGGCCGCGGAAGGTCATCCAAACTATCTAGAACATTTCCCAGATGGCGTCGAAGGCCCACAGAAGCCTCGAAGGAAGGATGCAGGAGAATTGGTCTGATCATAATGTACGACTGTGTCCGCCCAGTTGTTCAAGCCACATCATGTCCGCGTTTGAGCAACCTTCAAGCTCAGAGCTTCCGAGTCTGGAGGGGTCGAATTGCAATTGGAACCAAGTTTTATTTCGTGTCATCCGTGTTTCCGTCGTAGGGCCTGAGTGCTTTGTCTTTCATTGATCATATCTACTACCTATCCAAGTTAGTCTCTTCCTGCTACCATTCGAGACAGCCTAGGAAAGAAGTATGTACTTTGTCGATTGATGCCCGTTGAAGGTGTCACGTCAGTGATTCGTTGTCCATGAGCTATCTCTTACGAAATATTATCCCAACTGGTGCATGGGGTACAAGGAATGTCAAAGGATTCCCAAGTTTGGTGCCTGTGGGTAcggtggatgtggatagTCAACTACTGGTTGAGGCTGGCGACTATTCGCAGGGTGTTCTTGCGAGATACAGCAACTAGATAGCACCGGCGGTCAAATTTGGCCCCAAGTTCCGGGGAAAGGGTCGCTGTGACCTCCAAGGTACGTACTTAGTGACTAGTGTCTACCCTGGGAGTCGGGCGACGCATTTCCGGCTGTTGGAGCCTTGGAGACTAGCCCACTCTGTGCGAAACACTATGCGACAATGGACTGACGGACGGTGGTGCAAAGTGTGGCGCTAAGCGTAAGCTTCCCGTCGTCCGCCCACACAACGATGTTCTAAGAGGACCGAGCCAAATCATGAGATAGGGGACCCAGGTACATTTTGACGTTCGAGGACATTTCCTGGATCAGGTTGCTTTGTCTGCAGAATGCATGCTATTATTGAGAGACATGGTGGGATCAGCGTGCAGGTGGCGGATACCAGCTGCTCGAATCCTTGCAGTACTTTTGTTTTGATGCGTAAAATTGAGTCAAGGCCGATTCCGGGGCCAAGCAGGAGTCCAGAGGCAAAAGATCAGCCCcaagggaagggggaggggcaggcGCCACAACTAAGGGATCCTGGGCTCCAGTAGAGGACTTTTGCACCACAAGCTTTGCCGGGAGTCGGAGGTCACAACGAGTAAGCTGAAGGCAGGGTTTGAGAATTGCGGTGAAGACGCCCAGTTTATCGGGCCGCCCTGGAATGAGAGATCACCATGAATCTATGACTGATGGCTTGAGGGCGGAGCTGGACCAGCTACCAGGGTGGACATGGCACTAGGATGTCTCACACAACGATAAGatcgaagaagaatatatcGATATATTATTCAACACCATATGCAAGGCCGATGAGTTCTGCTAAAAAAGCAAGCCTGTGGATGGGCGAAAGAAACAATTTTGTTGTTTTTAGTTTTTTCAATATTTCATACTTTTTGAGCTCGTTAAACCGTTGGGTCACCACGGCTGGTTGATGGTTGACAGTGGGTTTAACTCACCTTACCCGAGCAGCCATGATTGTTGATTGAGCGATAGCTGGACTGCGATCCACACGGCTAAGCTTAAGCTATGTTTAGGGGACTCCTGGGACGCGTGCAGTTttggaaaaagcaaacattCTGCCAAAGTAGTGAGTATTAGGGTAGGTTCTCGGACTGTCTTTTCCAGCCGATCGGGTCTGGCGAACGGcggggatttttttttttctcgatggtttctttctttatttgcTTTTCTCCTGGTAGTTGCTTTTTCCGTTTGCTTCGTTTGtgttttttttcctcttctcggaGAACCCGTGACGGTCAGCTGACCCGCTTTCTcactctttcctcttcttctttttcttcttcgcacATATCAGATCCTTTtcttccacatcctccagctAGACTCTACTAGCTTACCACTTAGCTGTCAAACGAAACTTCTCGGCCGGACGAAAGGGACCCGACCTATCTACATCCTACGCCCTACGTTTCTAGATAACCGGAGACACCTTCTCCTTTACGCAATCCCGAAACCCAGAATGGCTTCTCCGACTGCTCCCGCCTCCTTGTGGAGCCGGAAACGCGACTTGATctacttctccttctttgctATCCATGTCCCCATCATTTTTCGTAAGTCGGTCTAAAGTTGCCCCCCCCTTCCCACTGATATACACACTCGTTTACGTAGTCCCGAAACCCACTAACTcgctatcaatcaatcaatcttccTAGTGGTCGACGCAGCCCCGATCCTCCCCACCGCCCTCCAATCCAACCTTTCCCACACCCTCCGACAGTTCTACATTGATACGTACCATGACAAGTTCTTCGAGGAGCCACCCGCCCCCTGGTTTTACTTCTTCATACTTATGGAGCTGTTCTACCATGTGCCCGTAAGCGTCTGGGCACTTGGCGGCCTGAAGAGAGGTGCGGATCTACACCTACTATCATCCACAACTATACCTACCGTTACATCATAAACGCTCGGTATCTCCCTAACTGGAACTTGGAGCTAACGGGGTGGATACATGACAGATGACCCTCTtgtccccct
It contains:
- a CDS encoding EXPERA domain-containing protein (COG:S;~EggNog:ENOG410PS4P;~InterPro:IPR016964,IPR033118;~PFAM:PF05241;~TransMembrane:4 (i17-39o71-91i103-127o139-159i)), whose protein sequence is MASPTAPASLWSRKRDLIYFSFFAIHVPIIFLVDAAPILPTALQSNLSHTLRQFYIDTYHDKFFEEPPAPWFYFFILMELFYHVPVSVWALGGLKRDDPLVPLHLLIFGLQAFLTSTVCLVEVWSWADRSVAQKQNISMLYGPYVALGAFMALDMFFRLRTRLLVKSKKE